Within Deinococcus wulumuqiensis R12, the genomic segment GGGCAGGACTTTTCGGGGATCCTGTGAATTCATGGTGGCACCTCCTCGGAGTGGGGTGGCTTGAAGTAGGGTGGCTTGGCGCAGCGTTGAAACGGGGGCCTCGTATCCGCCGACCCCAGCGGCGGCGCGGCGGGCGAACCAGAACGGGAAAGGTGCCGCCGGGCGAGGACGGCACTTTCTCTGGTCTCTGGCTTCCGTGCTGGTCCCGCCGTTGGCCTCTGGGGTGGCCCTGCCCCCGACTCTAGCAGCCGTCAGCAAGAAAGAAAGTCAGCAGCGGTCCGGGACAGAGTGAATTGCTCAAAGTCCGTCTCAATACGGATTCCGATTGAATCCAGCAGATTTCTGGATTCAATCCGACTGAAAGGAGTAGGAAAAGATACGGATTTCGCGATATGGATGCACAGGCGGTGTAGTTCCGACTGTGCAGGAATTTAGCGGAATCCGTATCAAGGACAAAAAAAGGCGCCCGGCGCATGAAGGCCGGGACGCGCCGGGGCGGGAAAGCGGGCAGAGCGCCCGCAGACAGACTCGGGTTTAGCTCTGCGCTCCGGTCAGCGCGGCGCGGGCCTGTTCCTGAAGCTGACGCCAGGCGACTTTGCCGGTGGGGCTGCGCGGCAGGCTGTCCACGAACTGGTAGTCGCGCGGCACCTTGTAGTTCGCCATCTGCTCGCGTGCCCAGGCCTCGAGTTCCTCGGGGGTGGCCTGCATGCCGGGCCGCAGCACGATGAGGGCGCGGGCGCGTTCGCCGCTGCGCTCGTCGGGAACGGAAATCACGCAGGCTTCCTGAATGGCGGGGTGGCCGTGCAGTTTGTTTTCGACCTCGGCGGGCCAGACCTTGAGGCCCGAGACGTTGACCATGCGCTTGAGGCGGTCGGCGAAGAAGAAGTAGCCTTCCTCGTCCATGTGGCCCAGGTCGCCGGTGCGGAAAAAGCGCCGCCCGCCGATGTCGGTAAAGGCCTCTTCCGTCTCTTTGGGGCGCTGCCAGTATTCGCGCATCACCTGTGGCCCGTGAATCACGATTTCGCCCACCTGACCGGGCGGCAACTCGGCCCCCGTTTCGAGGTCGATGATGCGCGAGTCCACGTTGAACAGCGGAATGCCCAGGCATTGCAGCTTCTGCCGTCCCTGGGGGTTGGAGTGCGACTGCGCCATCGTTTCGGACAGCCCGTAGCCTTCCAGAAACAGAATCCCGGTGGTGTCGAGCAGCCGCTGGCCCACGGCGGCGGGCAGACTGGCCCCGCCCCCGGTGACGCTGCGCAGCGTCTTGAGGTCGGTGGCCTGAAAGTTGGGCGACGACATCAGGTCGATCAGCATGGCGGGCGTGTTCGTCCAGACCGTGACGCGGTGGTCACGAATCAGTTCCCGCGCCGCGTCGCGGTCCCAGCGGGCCATGACGACGACCTTGCCGCCGCCCGCCACCGCCGTCATCAGGCTGTTGATGAAGCCGGTGACGTGAAAGTACGGCAGCGCCGCCAAAAACACGTCCTCGCAGGTGCCGTTCACCCACACCGAAGCGCCGAAGGTGTTGGCCTGCACGCTGCTGTGGGTGTGGGCGCAGCCCTTGGGCAGCCCGGTGGTGCCGCTGGTGTAGAAGATGATGGCGAGGTCGTCCGCGTCCACGTCCTGCACCGCTGCCGGGGCCGAGCGCAGCGCCTGCTCCAGCGTCACGTCACCCTCTTGCAATTCGGGCTGCACGTCCAGTCCGTCGGGCAGCTTGACGCCCGCCTGCTGCGGCACCGCGCCCGCCATGACGTTGGCGACAATCGCGTGCGCCAGCCCCGCCTGCTTGCCTTTCTCGTACAGTTCGCCGCCGACCACCGCGACCCGGATGCCCGCGTCTTGCAGGAAAAAGGCCAGTTCGCGCGGCTGAAGCATGGGGGCGAGCGGCACCACCACGGCCCCGAGTCGCCACGCGGCAAAGGCGCCGATGGCCCAGGCCGGGCTGTTTTGCAGCCACAGGCCCACCCGGTCGCCCTTTTTCACCCCCTGCGCGGCGAGGTGCCCGGCGAGGCGCCCCACCTGGTCGTAGAAGTCGCCGTAGGTCAGTTCGCGGCCATAGAACCACAGCCCCACTTTTTCGGGGTAGCGCTCGGCACTCACGCGCAGGTTGTGGAGCACGCCGGTTTGCGGCAGCGTCAGGCTGCGCGGCTTGCCGGGGGGCCAGTAGCGGCCCTGAACGGGCGGGTAGTCGGTGGAGTTGGGGGCGGCAGTGGCGTCGGTCATCAGGTCTCCTGCGGGGTGCCGCGCCCTGTCACGGAAAAGGGCCGAAAAGCTCCTTCGCCCTTTGGCCCCTCCGGGCAGGTCGCAGCGGATGGTTTGTGGATGAACCGAGTCTAGCGCACCCGGAAAGCGGGTCGCCGCCACTGGTCAGGACAAGTCGTATGTGAAGGCGCTCAAGCGTTTGCTAACATCCGTTCGTTCAGTTCACAACCAGACGCTGCCGGTCCCGTGCTGGCGCCCTTTTCTGTCCTGTGCTTCCTCCGGAGGTTGCCCCATGAAGACCCGTATTCTGCTGACCGCCCTTCTCGCTACGCTTGGCAGCGCTTCTGCGGAAGTCAAAATCGGTGTGGTCGTCTCGTCCACCGGCCCCGCCGCCAGCCTGGGCATTCCTGAGCGCAACACGGTGGCGCTGCTGCCCAGAACCATCGGCGGCGAGAAAGTCACCTACATCGTTCTCGACGACGCTTCGGACACCACCGCCGCCGTGACCGCCGCCCGCAAGCTGGTGCAGGAAAACAAGGTGGACCTGCTGCTGGGCACGACCACCACGCCCGCGAGCCTGGCCATGATCGACGTGGCCGCCGAGAGCAAAACGCCCATGATTTCGCTCGCCGCCTCCGAAGTGATCATCAAGCCGGTGGACGCCAAGCGCAACTGGGTGTTCAAGACTCCGCAGACCGACGCGATCATGGCGACGGCCATCGTGGACCACATGGCGCGGGGCGGCGTCAAGACGGTCGGCTACATCGGCTTCAACGACGCCTACGGCGAAGGCTGGCTCAAGGAACTTCAGGCGAGCGCTGCCAAGAAGGGCCTGAAAATCGTCGCCACCGAGCGCTACGCCCGCAACGACACCAGCGTGACCGGGCAGGCGCTCAAACTGTTTGCCGCGAGGCCCGACGCGGTGCTCATCGGCGCTTCGGGCGTGCCCGCCGTGCTGCCCCAGAAAGCCCTGAACGAGCGCGGCTACAAGGGCAAAATCTACCAGACCCACGGCGTCGCCAACGCCGACTTCCTGCGCGTGGGCGGCAAAGACGTGGAGGGCGCCTACCTCCCCGCCGGGCCGGTGCTGGTGGCCGACCAGCTCCCCGCCAGCAACCCCACCCGCAAGGTCGGCCTGAACTACATGAAGCTCTACGAGGCCAAGTACGGCAAGGACAGCGTTTCGACTTTCGGAGCGCACGCCTGGGACGCAGGGCTGCTGCTGCAAAAAGCCATTCCCGCCGCGCTGAAAAAGGCCAAGCCCGGCACCCCGGAGTTCCGCGCGGCGCTGCGTGACGCCATCGAAAACGCCCCCAACGTCATCGGCGCCCACGGCATTTTCAACATGTCCAAGACCGACCACCTGGGTCTGGACGCCCGCTCCCGCGTGATGGTGCAGGTGCAGGGCGGCACCTGGAAGCTGCTGAAGTGATGGTCTAGAGCAGTTCTCCGAATTACGTGATGCGCGGAACGGCACCCCGCATCACTCCATTCTCTGCTTCGCAGCTTTGCAAGTCCGCCCTGCTCAGTGCTTTGCACTCGCTCTCTGCGAGCTGTCCCAGTCCGCTCGCCAAAAAGACGCAACGTCTTTTTGTCAAATGCTCTAAACGTCTAAAGGTCCAAACGTCTAAACGCTGAAACCTCGTGCTGTTCCCGGCGTTTGGACGTTCGGTCATATAGAGAGCTGGGCCTTTACCCAGGCCGAATTGTTTCGCCTCCATCCGAAAGGCTGTTATGGACATCTTTGACCCCACTATCTTTCCCATCCTGACCACCGACGGGCTGACCAACGGCGCCGTGTACGCGCTGCTGTCGCTCGCGCTGGTACTGGTCTTTGCCGTGACCCGCGTGATTTTCATTCCGCAGGGCGAATTCGTGATGTTCGGGGCGCTGACCCTGGCGAGCCTGCAAGCGGGCAAGGTGCCCGGCACGCTGACGCTGGTGCTGGCGCTGCTGGCCCTCGGCGCCGTGCTGAACGTGGTGCAGGCGCTGCGCGGCGGACACCCGCAGGCGGCGTTGCGAAGCGCCGCCCTGGGCCTGGGCTTCGGGGCGCTGCTGTGGGCGCTGACCGGCTGGCTCGCGCCGCTGAGGGCGCCACTGGCGGCGCAGGTGCTCCTGACCCTGCTGCTCGTCGTTCCGCTGGGGCCGCTGCTTTACCGGGTCGTGTACCAGCCGCTCCGAAACGCCACCGTGCTGGTGCTGCTCATCGCGTCCGTCGCGCTGCACCTCGCGTTGACGGGGCTGGGCCTCGCCTTTTTCGGCGCCGAAGGCAGCAACACGCCCGCCTTCGTCAGCGGCGACCTCAAGCTCGGCAGCTTTTCGCTGAGTTACCAGAACCTGCTGGTCATGCTCGTGTCGCTGGCGCTGATGGCGGGCCTCGCGCTGTTTTTCGACCGCACGCTGCTCGGCAAGGCGCTGCGGGCCACCGCCGTCAACCGGCTGGGGGCGCGGCTGGTGGGCATCCGGCCCGAGTTCGCCGGGTCGCTGGCCTTCACCGTCGCCGCGCTGATGGGCGCCCTGAGCGGGCTGCTGATCGGCCCCAAGTTTCCTATCGGTTACGACACCGGCTTTCTCATCGGTCTGAAGGGCTTTATCGGCGCCATCATCGGCGGGCTGTCGTCGTTTCCGCTGGCCGCCATCGGCGCGGTGCTGGTGGGCCTGATCGAGAGTTACGCCAGTTTCAGCCTCAGCCAGTGGAAAGAGGTCATCGTGTTTACCCTGATTCTGCCGGTGCTGCTGTGGCGCTCGCTGACCACCCGGCACCACGATGAGGAGGAGGACTGATGCGCCCGCGCACGCTTCTGGCCCTCGTCGCGGCGGCGCTGGCGCTGGCCCTGCCGCTGGTGCTGCCGGTGTTTCAGGTCACGCTGCTGACGAACATCGCCATCATCTCCGTCACCGTCATCGGGCTGGTGCTGCTCACGGGCATCTCGGGGCTGACCTCCTTCGGACAGGCGGCGTTCATGGGCGTGGGCGCCTACACCACCGCCCTGCTCACGACCCGGTACGGCTGGAACCCCTGGCTGACGCTGCCCGCCGGAATGCTGCTCACGGCACTCATCGCCAACGTCCTGGGCCTCATCACGCTGCGGATGCAAGGCCATTACCTGCCGCTGGCGACGATTGCCTGGGGCATCAGCCTGTACTACGTGTTCGGCAACACTCCGGCGCTGGGCGGGTTTACCGGCATCCGCGAGATTCCGCCGGTCAGCGTCTTTGGCCTCACCCTCGACCAGCCGCGCGAGTTCGCGTATCTGGCGCTGCTGTTTCTGGCGCTGTCCATCCTGGCCGCGCAGTTTCTGCTCTCCAGCCGCTTCGGGCGGGCGCTGCGGGCGCTGCGAACGGGCGCGGTGGTCGCCGAAGCGTTCGGGGCCAACACCTTTACCCTGCGCGTGCAGGTGTTCGTGCTCTCGGCGGTCATGGCGTCGGCGGCGGGCTGGCTGTACGCCCACCAGCAACGCTTCGTCAACCCCACCCCTTTTGGCCTGAACGTGGGCATCGAGTACCTCTTCATGGCGGTGCTGGGCGGCAGCGGCTACGTCTGGGGCGGCGTGGCGGGGGCGGTGCTGATCACCCTGCTGCGCGAGGTGCTGCAAAACGTGCTGCCCCGGCTGCTGGGCGAGAACACCAACTACGAAATCGTGGTGCTGGGCGTCCTGATGATCCTGGCCTTGCAGTTTGCCCGGCGTGGGCTGTGGCCGCTGGTCGAGCGCTTCGTCCCGGCAGGCACGCCCCGGCTGCTGGCGCACGCGCTGACCTTTCCGCACCGTCCGGCCCCGGCGAGCGGCAGCCCGGTGCTGCGGGTCAGAAACGCCGTCAAGCAGTTCGGTGGTCTCAGAGCGGTGAACGACGTGAGTTTCGACGTGAACGCGGGCGAAATCGTGGGCCTCATCGGGCCGAACGGCGCGGGCAAGTCCACCATGTTCAACCTCGTGACCGGCGTCAACCCGGCGACCTCGGGCACGGTGGAGGTGCTGGGGCAGGCGGCGGGGAGGCTTCCGGCGCGGGCCATTCACCGCCTCGGCGTGGCGCGGACCTTCCAGCACGTCAAGCTGTTTCCCGAACTCTCGCTGCTCGAAAACGCCATGATGGGCGGCTATTCGCGGGCCAGCGCCGGGATTTTGCGCAGCATGCTGCACCTCGAACGCGGCGAAGAAGCCGCGCTGCAACAGCTCGCCCTGACGCAACTCGAGCGCGTCGGCCTGCGTGAGCAAGCCTACGAACAGGCCGGAAATCTGGCGCTGGGGCAGCAGCGCCTGCTCGAAATCGCCCGCGCCCTGGTCGCCGACCCGAGTTTCCTGCTGCTCGACGAACCGGCGGCGGGCCTGAGATTCGGTGAAAAGCAGGACCTCTCGGCGCTGCTCAAAAAGCTGCGGAGCGAGGGGGTCACCATCCTCATCGTGGAGCACGACATGGACCTCGTGATGAATCTGGTGGACCGTCTGGTGGTCATGAACAGCGGCCAGGAACTCGCTCAGGGCAGCCCGGAGCAGGTGCGGGGCAACCCGGCGGTGCGTGAAGCCTACCTGGGGGCCGACGTATGACCGCGCTGCTGCAAGTCAGCGACCTGCATGTCGCCTACGGGCGCGTCGAGGCGGTCACGGGCGTGAATCTCAGCGTGCAGGCCGGGCAAATCGTGTCGGTCATCGGGGCCAACGGCGCGGGCAAAAGCACGCTGCTGGCGGCCCTGGTCGGGGCGCTGCCCTCACGCGGCGCGGTGCAGTACGCGGGCCGCGACCTGCGCCACGTGCCCCTGGAAGACCGGGTGGCGGCGGGCATGACGCTGGTGCCCGAGCGCCGCGAACTGTTCGGCTCCATGTCGGTGGAAGACAACCTGCAACTCGGCGCCTACACCCAGCGGGCCGGGCTGCACAGCGGGCTGGAGGACGTGTTCCACCGCTTTCCCCGCCTGCTGGAGCGCCGCAGGCAACTCGCCGGGACGCTCTCGGGTGGCGAGCAGCAGATGCTGGCGATTGGCCGGGCGCTCATGGCCCGCCCCCGGCTGCTGCTGCTCGACGAGCCGTCGCTGGGCCTCGCCCCGCTCATCGTGCGCGACATCCTGCACATCGTCTCGGAGCTGCGTGACAGCGGCGTGACCGTGCTGCTGGTGGAGCAAAACGCCCGCGCCGCCCTCGCCATCAGCGATTACGGCTACGTGCTCGAGGGTGGGCAGGTCAAGCTGGAGGGACACGCCGCGCAACTCGCCGACGACCCGGCGGTGGTGGCGAGCTACCTCGGCGGTTGAGCGCCCCCCTCCCGAACTCCGGGCTGGTTGCCGACAAGGGGCTGGCCCCCTTTCTTTGTTTGGCCGACCTTTTGTTTAATACGGATTCCGCTTAATTCCTGCACAGTCGGGCCTGTACAGTCGGGAAGGCGCCGCCTGTGCATCCATATCGCAGAATCCGTATTTTTTCCTACTCGCATCCGCTCTGCTGCGCAGCTTTGCAAGTCGGA encodes:
- a CDS encoding long-chain-fatty-acid--CoA ligase, producing the protein MTDATAAPNSTDYPPVQGRYWPPGKPRSLTLPQTGVLHNLRVSAERYPEKVGLWFYGRELTYGDFYDQVGRLAGHLAAQGVKKGDRVGLWLQNSPAWAIGAFAAWRLGAVVVPLAPMLQPRELAFFLQDAGIRVAVVGGELYEKGKQAGLAHAIVANVMAGAVPQQAGVKLPDGLDVQPELQEGDVTLEQALRSAPAAVQDVDADDLAIIFYTSGTTGLPKGCAHTHSSVQANTFGASVWVNGTCEDVFLAALPYFHVTGFINSLMTAVAGGGKVVVMARWDRDAARELIRDHRVTVWTNTPAMLIDLMSSPNFQATDLKTLRSVTGGGASLPAAVGQRLLDTTGILFLEGYGLSETMAQSHSNPQGRQKLQCLGIPLFNVDSRIIDLETGAELPPGQVGEIVIHGPQVMREYWQRPKETEEAFTDIGGRRFFRTGDLGHMDEEGYFFFADRLKRMVNVSGLKVWPAEVENKLHGHPAIQEACVISVPDERSGERARALIVLRPGMQATPEELEAWAREQMANYKVPRDYQFVDSLPRSPTGKVAWRQLQEQARAALTGAQS
- a CDS encoding ABC transporter substrate-binding protein; translated protein: MKTRILLTALLATLGSASAEVKIGVVVSSTGPAASLGIPERNTVALLPRTIGGEKVTYIVLDDASDTTAAVTAARKLVQENKVDLLLGTTTTPASLAMIDVAAESKTPMISLAASEVIIKPVDAKRNWVFKTPQTDAIMATAIVDHMARGGVKTVGYIGFNDAYGEGWLKELQASAAKKGLKIVATERYARNDTSVTGQALKLFAARPDAVLIGASGVPAVLPQKALNERGYKGKIYQTHGVANADFLRVGGKDVEGAYLPAGPVLVADQLPASNPTRKVGLNYMKLYEAKYGKDSVSTFGAHAWDAGLLLQKAIPAALKKAKPGTPEFRAALRDAIENAPNVIGAHGIFNMSKTDHLGLDARSRVMVQVQGGTWKLLK
- a CDS encoding branched-chain amino acid ABC transporter permease yields the protein MDIFDPTIFPILTTDGLTNGAVYALLSLALVLVFAVTRVIFIPQGEFVMFGALTLASLQAGKVPGTLTLVLALLALGAVLNVVQALRGGHPQAALRSAALGLGFGALLWALTGWLAPLRAPLAAQVLLTLLLVVPLGPLLYRVVYQPLRNATVLVLLIASVALHLALTGLGLAFFGAEGSNTPAFVSGDLKLGSFSLSYQNLLVMLVSLALMAGLALFFDRTLLGKALRATAVNRLGARLVGIRPEFAGSLAFTVAALMGALSGLLIGPKFPIGYDTGFLIGLKGFIGAIIGGLSSFPLAAIGAVLVGLIESYASFSLSQWKEVIVFTLILPVLLWRSLTTRHHDEEED
- a CDS encoding ABC transporter permease subunit, translating into MRPRTLLALVAAALALALPLVLPVFQVTLLTNIAIISVTVIGLVLLTGISGLTSFGQAAFMGVGAYTTALLTTRYGWNPWLTLPAGMLLTALIANVLGLITLRMQGHYLPLATIAWGISLYYVFGNTPALGGFTGIREIPPVSVFGLTLDQPREFAYLALLFLALSILAAQFLLSSRFGRALRALRTGAVVAEAFGANTFTLRVQVFVLSAVMASAAGWLYAHQQRFVNPTPFGLNVGIEYLFMAVLGGSGYVWGGVAGAVLITLLREVLQNVLPRLLGENTNYEIVVLGVLMILALQFARRGLWPLVERFVPAGTPRLLAHALTFPHRPAPASGSPVLRVRNAVKQFGGLRAVNDVSFDVNAGEIVGLIGPNGAGKSTMFNLVTGVNPATSGTVEVLGQAAGRLPARAIHRLGVARTFQHVKLFPELSLLENAMMGGYSRASAGILRSMLHLERGEEAALQQLALTQLERVGLREQAYEQAGNLALGQQRLLEIARALVADPSFLLLDEPAAGLRFGEKQDLSALLKKLRSEGVTILIVEHDMDLVMNLVDRLVVMNSGQELAQGSPEQVRGNPAVREAYLGADV
- a CDS encoding ABC transporter ATP-binding protein, whose product is MTALLQVSDLHVAYGRVEAVTGVNLSVQAGQIVSVIGANGAGKSTLLAALVGALPSRGAVQYAGRDLRHVPLEDRVAAGMTLVPERRELFGSMSVEDNLQLGAYTQRAGLHSGLEDVFHRFPRLLERRRQLAGTLSGGEQQMLAIGRALMARPRLLLLDEPSLGLAPLIVRDILHIVSELRDSGVTVLLVEQNARAALAISDYGYVLEGGQVKLEGHAAQLADDPAVVASYLGG